A window from Anaerolineae bacterium encodes these proteins:
- a CDS encoding DNA protection protein DPS (play a key role in DNA protection against oxidative stress by oxidizing Fe(II) to Fe(III); induced by iron depletion and hydrogen peroxide), which yields MAKVAREMVVKAGVNLDELLDLLVRNAAAELTTYYYYTILRVNLIGLEGEGIKQIAEAARIEDRNHFEALVPRIYELGGKLPDNMKEFHDISACPPARLPQDPTDVKAMLMVLVEAERCAVRGYTHICNLTAGKDHRTYDLSLAILHEEIEHEAWFSEFLGEGPSGHFLRLGDTSPFVSKFLR from the coding sequence ATGGCGAAGGTAGCTAGGGAGATGGTTGTCAAGGCGGGAGTGAACCTCGATGAGCTCCTCGACCTGCTGGTCAGGAACGCGGCGGCCGAACTGACGACCTACTACTATTACACCATTCTCAGGGTGAACCTCATCGGGCTGGAGGGCGAGGGTATCAAGCAGATCGCCGAGGCAGCTCGCATCGAGGACCGCAACCACTTCGAGGCTCTGGTGCCCCGCATCTACGAGTTGGGCGGCAAGCTGCCAGACAACATGAAGGAGTTCCACGACATCTCGGCCTGCCCTCCGGCGCGGCTGCCCCAGGATCCCACCGACGTCAAGGCGATGCTGATGGTGCTGGTGGAGGCCGAGCGCTGCGCCGTGCGCGGGTACACCCACATCTGCAACCTCACCGCGGGCAAGGACCACCGCACCTACGACCTATCGCTGGCGATCCTCCACGAGGAGATCGAGCACGAGGCCTGGTTCTCGGAGTTCCTGGGCGAGGGACCCTCGGGCCACTTCCTCAGACTGGGCGACACCTCTCCCTTCGTCTC